The Pseudosulfitobacter pseudonitzschiae genome includes a region encoding these proteins:
- a CDS encoding SRPBCC family protein — protein MKFSTREDIEAPIDTVFDMLCDFEGFERSAMRRGAEVQRVDRLAKPGVGMMWDVVFSMRGKMRKVQLEMARFERPQEMLLVYRAAGLEGTFQIELMALSRSRTRIAISFELVPMNLSARLLVQSLKLAKTSLTKRFKLRVAEYAKGMEERHKRLA, from the coding sequence ATGAAATTTTCAACCCGCGAGGATATCGAGGCGCCGATTGATACGGTATTTGACATGCTGTGCGATTTCGAGGGCTTTGAACGGTCCGCCATGCGCCGCGGTGCCGAAGTGCAGCGCGTTGACCGGCTGGCTAAACCCGGCGTCGGGATGATGTGGGATGTGGTGTTCTCCATGCGCGGCAAGATGCGTAAGGTGCAGTTGGAGATGGCACGTTTCGAGCGGCCACAGGAGATGCTGCTGGTTTACCGCGCAGCGGGGCTTGAGGGGACTTTTCAGATCGAACTAATGGCGCTGTCACGTAGCCGCACGCGAATTGCGATATCGTTCGAGCTGGTGCCTATGAACCTGTCGGCACGGTTGCTTGTGCAGTCGTTGAAGCTGGCAAAAACATCGCTGACCAAGCGTTTCAAGCTGCGCGTGGCGGAATATGCCAAAGGCATGGAAGAACGGCACAAGCGCCTAGCGTGA
- the nudC gene encoding NAD(+) diphosphatase → MRYAEQVTFGGSALDRAGEIRANPEAMAAARTHPDARAIALWRGKPLIVRIRPTILMRLPMDHPILQDAVEEPIFLGREDGAPLFAFNLSKWEPDQTDMAALGGFLDPSEQHHPTLEDLEVFAELRRVMTWLSPRDAELAATAKAIIGWHESHGFCSKCGAASEIADAGWKRDCPACHASHFPRTDPVVIMLITNGNSVLMGRSPGWPDGMYSLLAGFVEPGETLEAAVRREVFEESGVRVGQVDYLASQPWPFPASLMFGCHGIATSEEINIDPIEIEDAIWVSREEMVQAFAGEHPRMLPARKGAIAHFLLENWLADTLD, encoded by the coding sequence ATGCGATACGCAGAGCAGGTGACTTTCGGAGGTTCGGCGTTGGACCGCGCAGGCGAGATACGCGCAAACCCCGAGGCCATGGCCGCCGCCCGCACCCATCCCGACGCCCGTGCAATTGCGCTGTGGCGCGGCAAGCCGCTGATCGTGCGCATCCGGCCCACCATTCTGATGCGCCTGCCGATGGACCATCCGATTTTGCAGGATGCGGTGGAAGAACCTATATTTCTTGGCCGCGAAGACGGCGCACCACTTTTTGCCTTTAATCTGTCGAAGTGGGAGCCGGACCAGACCGATATGGCGGCACTGGGTGGCTTTCTGGACCCCAGCGAACAGCACCATCCGACGCTGGAAGACCTTGAAGTCTTTGCCGAGTTGCGCCGCGTTATGACATGGCTCAGCCCGCGCGATGCCGAACTGGCCGCCACTGCCAAGGCGATTATCGGCTGGCACGAAAGCCACGGCTTTTGCTCGAAATGCGGGGCCGCCAGCGAGATTGCCGATGCTGGATGGAAACGTGATTGTCCTGCCTGTCACGCCAGCCACTTCCCGCGCACCGATCCGGTTGTGATCATGTTGATTACCAACGGTAATTCGGTGCTGATGGGTCGCTCGCCGGGGTGGCCGGACGGGATGTATTCCTTGCTGGCTGGCTTTGTCGAACCCGGCGAGACGCTTGAGGCCGCCGTGCGCCGCGAAGTCTTTGAAGAAAGCGGTGTGCGGGTCGGGCAAGTGGACTATCTGGCCAGCCAACCCTGGCCCTTTCCGGCGTCATTGATGTTTGGCTGCCACGGCATAGCGACCAGTGAAGAAATCAACATTGATCCGATCGAGATCGAAGATGCGATATGGGTCAGTCGCGAGGAAATGGTACAGGCCTTTGCAGGTGAGCATCCGCGCATGTTGCCAGCGCGGAAAGGTGCAATCGCGCACTTTTTGCTGGAAAACTGGCTTGCAGACACACTGGATTAA
- a CDS encoding 5'-nucleotidase C-terminal domain-containing protein, with protein sequence MVNAISPLPPPDNGSVTAELCILATSDIHMQLTAHDHTLDITRPTGGLSRVVTLIEQARAARPDALVLTLDNGDLLQGAAMADVMTTPAHLAQHPITACLALAGYDAIGLGNHDVDHGLHVTHRLLKGANCPVLSANFESAALPFLRPYTLLRRKVRGDDGALHPVCIGVISALPEQTGVWNYLQLNQSARIVDPMARLAALIPQMKSEGADLIVVLAHAGIVPDTAADRDENFALSAARLPDVTAIICGHTHLSLPGPDHRDVDGVDANSGQLDQVPAVMPGFAARALGVIDIKLERTTNGWQVCDSHCTLHATSEDTPEHPAILQATAAASRLTQAHMGEPVGHTDMHLHSFFAYVRADHATHLLAHGMKRAVRIAVRDTAYQSLPILAATCTTAKGGTAGPQNFLNVPPGVIQRRHVAMILPYSDMVWAVCATGAEILEWLERCAIAFEHLRPDIPDQTLTRRDVPGFLFDVISGLTVTFDPTQPPRYCAAGRMINPRARRVASAHWNGSPIDHDQQFLVAANSFRLAGGGGFPGLSPDKIALRTDVSVTAAALHALAEGPAPAMAADTWRFKTGLGVTAVLQTAPEAMPLLDQIADLAPAHVGITDAGFLKLRISM encoded by the coding sequence ATGGTCAACGCCATTTCGCCTTTGCCTCCCCCAGATAACGGCTCGGTCACTGCCGAACTGTGCATTCTGGCCACCAGCGACATCCATATGCAGCTGACCGCACATGACCACACGCTGGACATCACACGTCCGACCGGCGGCCTGTCGCGGGTGGTCACGCTGATAGAGCAGGCCCGCGCAGCGCGGCCCGATGCGCTGGTGCTAACACTGGACAACGGCGATTTGCTGCAAGGGGCCGCAATGGCAGATGTCATGACCACCCCCGCGCATCTGGCACAACACCCGATCACGGCGTGCCTGGCGTTGGCAGGCTATGATGCCATCGGTCTGGGCAATCATGACGTAGACCACGGCCTGCACGTCACGCACCGCCTGTTAAAAGGGGCGAACTGCCCCGTACTCAGCGCCAATTTCGAATCCGCGGCCTTGCCGTTCTTGCGCCCCTATACACTGTTGCGGCGCAAGGTGCGTGGCGATGATGGCGCCCTGCATCCGGTTTGCATTGGCGTGATTTCTGCCCTGCCGGAACAAACAGGGGTCTGGAACTATTTGCAACTGAACCAAAGCGCCCGCATCGTCGATCCGATGGCCCGACTGGCAGCGCTGATCCCGCAGATGAAATCCGAAGGGGCCGATCTGATCGTTGTGCTGGCCCATGCGGGTATCGTGCCGGATACTGCGGCTGACAGGGACGAAAATTTTGCACTGTCCGCCGCACGGTTGCCCGACGTCACAGCAATCATTTGCGGCCACACCCACCTGTCCTTGCCCGGACCGGATCACCGGGACGTCGACGGTGTTGATGCCAACAGCGGGCAACTGGACCAAGTGCCCGCCGTGATGCCCGGCTTCGCGGCACGCGCGCTTGGCGTGATCGACATCAAGCTGGAGCGCACGACAAACGGTTGGCAGGTGTGCGACAGCCACTGCACCCTGCACGCCACCAGCGAAGACACCCCCGAGCACCCTGCCATCTTGCAAGCCACCGCAGCCGCCAGCAGGTTGACGCAGGCCCACATGGGTGAACCCGTGGGCCACACCGACATGCACCTGCACAGCTTTTTCGCCTATGTCCGCGCTGATCACGCCACGCATCTGCTGGCCCACGGCATGAAACGCGCCGTCCGGATTGCCGTGCGCGATACCGCCTATCAGTCCTTGCCCATCCTTGCTGCCACCTGCACAACAGCCAAAGGTGGCACTGCCGGTCCCCAGAACTTTTTGAACGTGCCACCCGGCGTCATCCAGCGCCGGCATGTGGCGATGATCCTGCCCTACAGTGACATGGTCTGGGCCGTTTGCGCCACTGGCGCAGAGATACTGGAGTGGTTGGAACGCTGTGCCATCGCCTTTGAACACCTCCGCCCCGACATACCCGATCAAACCCTGACCCGGCGCGATGTTCCGGGTTTCCTTTTTGACGTGATCTCTGGCCTGACTGTCACATTCGACCCCACACAACCGCCCCGCTATTGCGCGGCGGGCCGCATGATCAACCCTCGGGCGCGGCGCGTTGCAAGCGCGCATTGGAACGGCAGCCCGATCGACCACGACCAGCAATTTCTGGTGGCCGCCAACAGTTTTCGCCTTGCAGGGGGCGGTGGGTTTCCCGGCCTGTCGCCTGACAAAATAGCGTTGCGCACCGATGTATCTGTCACCGCAGCAGCCCTGCATGCACTGGCCGAGGGCCCCGCGCCGGCAATGGCCGCCGACACGTGGCGGTTTAAAACGGGTCTTGGCGTCACTGCTGTGCTACAAACTGCACCCGAAGCCATGCCGCTTCTGGACCAGATCGCTGATCTGGCCCCAGCGCACGTCGGCATAACAGATGCCGGATTTCTGAAACTGCGCATCTCGATGTAG
- a CDS encoding YidH family protein, whose amino-acid sequence MSDQNELAEERTDWAEDRTSLANERTFAGWMRTGMASIAVAIGLRAVFGAFEPTWVAKAVASIFLAAALFMFWSAQRQAKRTHSRLSQRDASIKTPRYFIIVAVTMALGTIGTGITLWSL is encoded by the coding sequence ATGTCAGACCAAAATGAGTTGGCCGAAGAGCGCACCGACTGGGCAGAGGACCGCACCAGCCTTGCCAACGAACGCACGTTCGCGGGCTGGATGCGCACAGGCATGGCGTCAATCGCCGTCGCCATCGGCCTTAGGGCCGTATTCGGTGCTTTCGAACCAACTTGGGTCGCCAAAGCCGTCGCGTCGATCTTTCTGGCCGCCGCCCTGTTCATGTTCTGGTCTGCCCAGCGTCAGGCCAAACGCACCCACAGCCGCCTCAGCCAACGCGACGCATCCATCAAAACACCACGCTATTTCATCATCGTCGCTGTGACTATGGCGCTGGGAACAATCGGAACCGGCATCACCCTATGGTCATTGTGA
- a CDS encoding DNA polymerase III subunit gamma/tau — protein MTDTPPVQYQVLARKYRPETFTDLVGQDAMVRTLKNAFDADRIAQAFIMTGIRGTGKTTTARIIAKGMNCIGPDGNGTPTTEPCGICEHCVAIMEGRHVDVMEMDAASRTGVGDIREIIDSVHYRAASARYKIYIIDEVHMLSTSAFNALLKTLEEPPAHVKFIFATTEIRKVPVTVLSRCQRFDLRRIEPEVMIALMRKIASAESAEIADDALALITRAAEGSARDATSLLDQAISHGAGETTAEQVRAMLGLADRGRVLDLLDMILRGDAAAALTELGAQYADGADPMAVLRDLAEITHWVSVVKITPEASEDPTVSPDERQRGQTMAENLPMRVLTRLWQMLLKALDEVAAAPNAMMAAEMAIIRLTHVADLPTPEELVRKLNSTPPPAPGGNGGSVGGAPSGGATQAYAQVARPASHSGGGPTTALAVNADSALARFPSFEHVIELIRTNRDVKLLVEVETSLRLAAYQPGRIEFVPAENAPRDLAQRLGARLQTWTGNRWAVSIVNDGGGKTIAEVRDAAELEKRAEAEAHPLVMAVMAQFPKARITAIRTPEDIAAEAQGEALPEVEDEWDPFEED, from the coding sequence ATGACCGATACTCCCCCCGTCCAATATCAGGTTCTGGCCCGCAAATACCGGCCCGAGACCTTTACCGATCTCGTCGGCCAGGATGCGATGGTGCGCACGTTGAAGAACGCTTTCGACGCGGATCGCATTGCGCAGGCGTTCATCATGACGGGCATTCGCGGCACCGGCAAAACCACCACGGCACGGATCATCGCCAAGGGCATGAACTGCATCGGCCCCGACGGCAACGGCACGCCCACAACTGAACCTTGTGGCATTTGCGAACACTGCGTTGCGATCATGGAAGGTCGCCACGTGGACGTCATGGAAATGGACGCCGCATCGCGTACCGGCGTGGGTGACATCCGCGAAATCATTGATTCGGTCCACTACCGCGCGGCCTCGGCCCGCTACAAGATTTACATCATCGACGAAGTGCACATGCTGTCGACCAGTGCGTTCAACGCGCTGCTGAAAACGCTGGAAGAACCACCCGCCCACGTCAAATTCATCTTCGCCACTACTGAAATCCGCAAGGTGCCGGTCACCGTGCTGTCGCGCTGCCAGCGGTTTGATCTGCGCCGGATCGAACCCGAAGTGATGATTGCGCTGATGCGCAAGATCGCCAGCGCCGAAAGCGCCGAGATTGCCGATGACGCGCTGGCCCTGATCACCCGCGCCGCCGAAGGATCGGCGCGCGATGCAACATCGCTGCTGGATCAGGCCATCAGCCACGGCGCGGGCGAAACCACCGCCGAACAAGTGCGCGCGATGCTGGGATTGGCCGACCGTGGCCGCGTGCTGGACCTGCTGGACATGATCCTGCGCGGCGACGCCGCCGCAGCCCTGACCGAACTGGGGGCGCAATATGCCGACGGGGCCGACCCGATGGCAGTGCTGCGCGATCTGGCCGAGATCACCCATTGGGTCAGCGTGGTCAAGATCACGCCCGAGGCATCCGAAGACCCGACAGTCTCTCCCGACGAGCGCCAGCGCGGGCAGACGATGGCCGAAAACCTGCCGATGCGGGTGCTGACGCGCCTGTGGCAAATGCTGCTCAAGGCGCTGGACGAGGTCGCCGCCGCTCCCAACGCGATGATGGCCGCCGAAATGGCGATCATCCGCCTGACCCATGTGGCCGACCTGCCCACGCCCGAGGAACTGGTACGCAAGCTCAATAGCACACCGCCCCCAGCACCGGGCGGCAACGGTGGCTCGGTCGGTGGTGCCCCATCTGGTGGCGCTACTCAGGCCTATGCACAGGTTGCACGCCCCGCTTCACACAGTGGTGGCGGTCCGACGACGGCTTTGGCGGTCAATGCGGACAGCGCGCTTGCCCGCTTTCCCAGCTTTGAACACGTAATCGAACTGATCCGCACCAACCGCGACGTGAAACTGTTGGTTGAGGTTGAAACCTCGCTGCGTCTGGCCGCCTATCAACCGGGCCGCATTGAATTCGTGCCTGCTGAAAACGCCCCGCGCGATCTGGCCCAACGGCTGGGTGCACGGCTTCAAACGTGGACTGGCAACCGCTGGGCTGTCAGCATCGTCAATGACGGCGGCGGCAAAACCATAGCCGAAGTGCGCGATGCCGCCGAATTGGAGAAACGTGCCGAGGCCGAGGCACATCCGTTGGTCATGGCCGTCATGGCCCAATTCCCCAAGGCGCGGATTACAGCGATCCGAACCCCCGAAGACATCGCCGCCGAGGCGCAGGGCGAAGCGCTGCCCGAGGTCGAAGACGAATGGGACCCCTTCGAGGAAGACTGA
- a CDS encoding YbaB/EbfC family nucleoid-associated protein: MLKGLGGLGDMAGMMKKAKEMQDKMAQMQDELQNVMVTGESGAGLVKATATAKGDLTALEIDPSIFNSDDKEVVEDLILAAIKDAQAKAAEKSQEELSKMTEGLGLPAGMKLPF; the protein is encoded by the coding sequence ATGCTTAAAGGACTGGGCGGGCTGGGCGACATGGCCGGCATGATGAAAAAAGCCAAGGAAATGCAGGACAAGATGGCGCAGATGCAGGACGAACTGCAAAACGTCATGGTCACCGGCGAATCCGGCGCGGGTCTGGTCAAGGCCACCGCCACGGCCAAAGGCGACCTGACCGCACTGGAAATCGACCCCAGCATTTTCAACAGCGACGACAAGGAAGTTGTCGAGGATCTGATCCTTGCCGCGATCAAGGATGCCCAAGCCAAGGCTGCCGAAAAATCGCAAGAAGAATTGTCCAAGATGACCGAGGGTCTCGGCCTGCCCGCCGGTATGAAACTGCCCTTCTGA
- the recR gene encoding recombination mediator RecR, which translates to MSSTDDIDALIEMMAKLPGLGPRSARRAVLHLIRKRALLLTPLADVMQTVAATARECLNCGNVGTTDVCDICTSNKRQNGELCVVEDVADLWAMERSGVFKGRYHVLGGTLSALDAVGPEELRIPRLIDRIDAEDVREVILALNATIDGQTTAHYIADQLEGSVTLTTLAQGVPIGGELDYLDDGTITAALRARKPV; encoded by the coding sequence GTGAGCTCGACCGATGACATCGACGCCCTGATCGAGATGATGGCGAAACTGCCGGGCCTTGGCCCGCGGTCGGCGCGGCGCGCGGTATTGCATCTGATCCGCAAGCGCGCCCTGCTGCTGACACCGCTGGCAGATGTCATGCAGACCGTCGCGGCCACCGCCCGCGAATGTCTGAACTGCGGCAACGTCGGCACCACGGACGTTTGCGACATCTGCACCTCGAACAAACGTCAGAACGGCGAATTGTGCGTGGTCGAGGACGTCGCCGACCTGTGGGCGATGGAGCGTTCAGGCGTCTTTAAGGGCCGCTATCATGTTCTGGGGGGCACCCTTTCGGCGCTGGATGCCGTCGGCCCCGAAGAGTTGCGCATACCCCGCCTGATTGACCGGATCGACGCCGAAGACGTGCGCGAAGTCATCCTTGCGCTAAACGCGACGATCGATGGACAGACCACCGCCCACTACATCGCAGACCAGCTTGAGGGCAGCGTGACGCTAACCACCTTGGCCCAAGGCGTTCCCATCGGGGGCGAGCTGGATTACCTTGACGACGGCACGATCACCGCCGCTTTGCGCGCCCGCAAACCCGTTTGA
- a CDS encoding type III PLP-dependent enzyme produces MTMNVTYRGIVRASCAISSDRAADYIASRQFERPTLVLDPMRVATQYDALAEGLSGARIHYAVKANPQPEIIGTLVARGSRFDAASRAEIELCLSQGAQPCDISFGNTIKKVSDIAFAYGVGIDLFAADAEAELLKLAEHAPGARVYIRVIVEHSQADWPLSRKFGCAASKVVPLMDMAVELGLRPVGISFHVGSQTRRAAFWNPVLDEMVKVWAMAKDAGHDLTVLNLGGGFPAFYGESIDTPRSYASEVMHAVRARFGAVDYVMAEPGRGLVAEAGHIAAEVLLVSRKSDDDMHRWVYLDIGKFSGLAETMDEAIRYQFETARDDDEFGPCVLAGPSCDSADVLYEKRPMMLPVSLSAGDKVMIRNCGAYTTTYATIGFNGFPPLDVIVL; encoded by the coding sequence ATGACCATGAACGTTACATACCGCGGCATTGTCCGCGCCTCTTGCGCTATTTCATCTGATCGTGCGGCTGATTACATCGCCAGCCGCCAATTTGAACGCCCGACACTGGTGCTGGACCCCATGCGGGTGGCAACGCAGTATGATGCGCTGGCCGAAGGCCTGTCCGGTGCCCGCATCCATTATGCCGTAAAGGCAAACCCGCAACCCGAAATTATCGGCACACTCGTGGCCCGTGGATCGCGCTTTGACGCGGCCAGCCGGGCGGAAATCGAGCTGTGCCTGAGCCAAGGCGCACAGCCTTGCGACATCTCTTTTGGTAACACCATCAAGAAAGTCTCGGATATCGCGTTCGCATACGGCGTGGGCATCGACCTGTTTGCCGCCGACGCGGAAGCAGAGCTGCTGAAGCTGGCAGAGCACGCCCCCGGCGCGCGCGTCTACATCCGCGTGATTGTCGAGCATTCGCAAGCCGACTGGCCGCTGAGCCGCAAGTTCGGCTGCGCCGCGTCGAAGGTTGTGCCGCTGATGGATATGGCTGTTGAATTGGGTCTGCGCCCTGTGGGTATATCGTTCCACGTGGGCAGCCAGACCCGCCGTGCGGCGTTCTGGAACCCCGTTCTGGACGAGATGGTCAAAGTCTGGGCGATGGCGAAAGACGCAGGTCACGATCTGACCGTGCTGAACCTGGGCGGCGGTTTTCCCGCGTTCTACGGCGAAAGCATCGACACACCGCGCAGCTACGCGTCGGAAGTGATGCACGCCGTGCGCGCACGGTTTGGTGCTGTGGACTATGTGATGGCAGAGCCGGGCCGTGGTCTGGTGGCCGAAGCTGGCCACATCGCAGCCGAAGTCCTGCTGGTGTCGCGCAAATCGGATGATGACATGCACCGCTGGGTCTATCTGGACATTGGCAAGTTCTCGGGCCTTGCCGAAACCATGGACGAGGCGATCCGCTATCAGTTCGAAACCGCGCGGGATGATGACGAATTTGGCCCATGCGTACTGGCAGGGCCGTCATGCGACAGTGCGGACGTGCTTTACGAAAAGCGTCCAATGATGTTGCCTGTCAGCCTGAGTGCCGGTGACAAGGTGATGATTCGCAACTGTGGTGCATATACCACCACTTACGCGACCATCGGTTTCAACGGATTTCCGCCGCTGGATGTGATCGTTCTGTGA
- a CDS encoding DUF1013 domain-containing protein, producing MAKPIMAKATAVWLVDNTTISFKQIADFVEMHELEVQGIADGDVATGVKGFDPVANNQLTQDEIDTAEKNPLHKLKLKFNAAAQGEEKRRGPRYTPLSKRQDRPAAIYWLVKFHPELADSQISKLVGTTKPTIQAIRERTHWNIANIQPVDPVALGLTKQSELDAAVQKAAAKKAAEGAVMTDDERRKLVSTEQSLGMDAEPKIPTAIEGLETFSLSGHDEEEDEEKKSAHLDAGNLFNLPEGSDDEEDDDA from the coding sequence ATGGCAAAACCGATTATGGCCAAGGCGACAGCCGTCTGGCTGGTGGACAATACGACAATCAGCTTCAAGCAGATTGCCGACTTCGTTGAAATGCACGAGTTGGAGGTGCAGGGCATCGCTGATGGTGACGTGGCCACGGGCGTCAAAGGCTTTGACCCTGTTGCCAACAACCAGCTGACGCAGGACGAAATCGACACTGCCGAGAAAAATCCGCTGCACAAGCTGAAGCTGAAATTCAACGCCGCCGCCCAAGGCGAGGAAAAACGCCGTGGTCCGCGCTATACGCCGCTGTCAAAGCGTCAGGACCGTCCGGCCGCGATCTATTGGCTGGTCAAGTTTCATCCCGAATTGGCGGATAGCCAGATTTCCAAGCTGGTGGGCACGACCAAACCGACCATTCAGGCAATTCGCGAGCGGACGCACTGGAACATCGCCAACATCCAGCCCGTTGATCCGGTGGCCTTGGGGCTGACCAAGCAATCCGAACTGGATGCCGCGGTGCAAAAAGCTGCTGCCAAAAAGGCTGCCGAAGGTGCCGTGATGACCGACGACGAACGCCGCAAGCTGGTCAGCACCGAACAAAGCCTTGGTATGGACGCCGAACCCAAGATCCCGACAGCGATCGAAGGTCTAGAGACCTTTAGCCTGTCGGGTCATGACGAAGAAGAAGACGAAGAAAAGAAAAGCGCCCACCTGGATGCTGGCAATCTTTTCAACCTGCCCGAAGGCAGCGACGACGAAGAAGACGACGACGCCTGA
- a CDS encoding ribonuclease T2 family protein: protein MRAGLFWLMMALPAWAGNDRGGAFDYYVLSLSWSPNWCVLEGDARKSPQCDAHHDYGWILHGLWPQYHRGYPSYCNTTERPPSRGMTAQMADIMGTSGLAWHQWKKHGTCTGLSADAYYALSREAYAAVVRPPVFRKITSRMKLPASVVEEAFLQSNPGFARDGITITCQNGLIQEARICLSRDLKPVPCGRDVVRDCRIKNAIFDPVR from the coding sequence ATGCGCGCAGGACTGTTCTGGCTAATGATGGCGCTGCCTGCATGGGCCGGAAATGACCGCGGGGGCGCGTTCGACTATTACGTTTTGTCCCTGTCATGGTCGCCCAACTGGTGCGTGCTTGAGGGCGACGCGCGCAAGTCACCGCAATGCGATGCCCACCATGATTACGGCTGGATTTTGCATGGCCTGTGGCCGCAATACCATCGCGGCTACCCCTCTTATTGCAACACAACAGAACGCCCGCCATCGCGGGGTATGACCGCGCAAATGGCTGACATCATGGGCACATCCGGATTGGCGTGGCACCAATGGAAGAAACACGGCACCTGCACGGGCCTAAGCGCTGACGCCTATTACGCTCTGTCGCGCGAAGCTTATGCCGCTGTGGTGCGCCCGCCGGTCTTTCGCAAGATCACCAGCCGCATGAAGCTGCCCGCCTCGGTTGTCGAAGAGGCATTCCTGCAATCCAACCCTGGCTTTGCACGCGACGGCATCACCATCACCTGCCAGAACGGCCTGATCCAAGAGGCCCGCATATGCCTGTCGCGCGATCTGAAGCCGGTGCCCTGCGGGCGGGACGTGGTGCGCGATTGCCGGATCAAAAACGCCATTTTCGATCCGGTACGTTAA
- a CDS encoding DUF1636 family protein produces the protein MNDQTELLVCIKCRSGQQMAKDSRRSGQALFDTLTQLDRPAGLRVTAVECLQNCDHGCTVALRGGARWTYVYGNVDENADPAMILNGAAQYLATADGIIPWRERPEHFKRNCVARIPPLEVPHV, from the coding sequence ATGAACGATCAGACCGAATTGCTGGTCTGTATCAAATGCCGCTCCGGACAGCAGATGGCCAAAGACAGCCGCCGGTCCGGACAGGCACTTTTTGATACATTAACACAACTTGACCGGCCTGCCGGGCTGCGGGTGACAGCGGTTGAGTGTTTGCAAAACTGCGATCACGGCTGCACCGTCGCCCTTCGGGGCGGCGCGCGTTGGACCTATGTCTATGGCAATGTGGATGAAAACGCCGATCCGGCGATGATCCTGAACGGTGCCGCACAGTACCTTGCCACCGCCGACGGGATAATCCCGTGGCGCGAACGACCCGAACATTTCAAACGCAACTGTGTCGCCCGCATTCCGCCCTTGGAGGTGCCCCATGTCTGA
- the cobW gene encoding cobalamin biosynthesis protein CobW, with protein MSDLAKLPVTVITGFLGSGKTTLVRQLMLDPQGRRLAVIVNEFGDVGVDGEILKSCAIPECPAENILELANGCICCTVADDFIPTIEALMALDPRPDHILIETSGLALPKPLLKAFDWPDIRSRITVDGVIALADTEAVAAGRFAPDVAAVDAQRLADDNLDHDTPLSEVFEDQIACADIILLTKPDLAGPEGVARARAMIAAKAPHPISMVEVAEGLIDPRIILGLNAAAEDDMDARPSHHDGADEHEHDDFDSIVVDVPELADPENLVQAIEKLAQAHNLLRVKGYAAVRGKAMRLLVQAVGARVRHQYDRPWKPDETRAGRLVVIAEHDNINVQVIRAALDAAAQPVVAG; from the coding sequence ATGTCTGATCTTGCAAAACTTCCCGTCACCGTCATCACCGGCTTTCTGGGCTCGGGCAAAACCACGCTGGTCCGGCAACTGATGCTTGATCCTCAAGGCCGCAGGCTGGCCGTTATTGTCAACGAATTCGGAGATGTGGGCGTAGACGGCGAGATACTCAAAAGCTGCGCCATCCCTGAATGCCCCGCGGAAAACATCCTTGAACTGGCCAACGGCTGCATCTGCTGCACCGTTGCAGATGATTTCATACCAACCATCGAAGCGTTGATGGCGCTGGACCCGCGCCCCGATCACATCCTGATCGAAACCTCGGGGTTGGCATTGCCCAAACCGCTGCTCAAGGCGTTCGACTGGCCCGACATCCGGTCGCGCATCACAGTGGACGGGGTGATTGCACTGGCCGACACCGAAGCGGTCGCCGCAGGGCGGTTTGCCCCAGATGTGGCGGCGGTAGATGCGCAACGTCTGGCAGATGACAACCTTGACCATGACACGCCCCTGTCCGAGGTGTTCGAAGACCAGATCGCCTGCGCCGACATCATCTTGCTGACCAAACCCGATCTTGCCGGCCCCGAAGGTGTCGCGCGTGCCCGCGCCATGATTGCCGCCAAGGCACCGCACCCGATCAGCATGGTCGAAGTGGCCGAAGGGTTGATTGATCCGCGCATTATTTTGGGGCTGAATGCCGCCGCTGAAGACGACATGGATGCGCGTCCCTCGCATCACGACGGGGCGGACGAACACGAACACGACGACTTTGACAGCATCGTCGTTGACGTGCCCGAACTGGCCGATCCCGAAAATCTGGTCCAGGCAATTGAAAAGCTGGCCCAGGCGCACAACCTCCTTCGGGTCAAAGGTTATGCTGCGGTACGGGGCAAGGCGATGCGCCTGCTGGTTCAGGCTGTGGGCGCGCGGGTGCGCCACCAGTACGACCGCCCGTGGAAACCCGACGAAACCCGCGCAGGGCGGCTGGTCGTAATTGCCGAACATGACAACATCAATGTACAGGTGATCCGCGCGGCGCTGGATGCAGCAGCGCAGCCCGTCGTGGCCGGATAG